One window of Nostoc sp. C052 genomic DNA carries:
- the cbiB gene encoding adenosylcobinamide-phosphate synthase CbiB has protein sequence MTNNIYILIIAAFLDYLVGDPWDWPHPVQVMGWVISRLSKFSLQLCQNSLTQRLAGIVLGIILIIGSGLVGFLMIKIARLVHPLLGIAVNSILLASCFAGKSLRAAAEAVLQPLTTGDLEKARKILSNYVGRDTQNLSQAEISRAVLETVAENATDGVMAPLFYAIVGVFIPIVGPTPLALAYKASSTLDSMVGYREAPYTYLGWFCARLEDYLTWLPCRLTVVTLALLSGKPMYLWRICRRDAVNDPSPNSGWSECAYAAFLGVQMGGTNWYRGVAKYKPLLGDAIYPITTTSIQNALQLTRYCFLLWLGIAIAIFLMLPNR, from the coding sequence ATGACTAATAATATCTATATCTTAATAATTGCTGCATTTTTAGATTACTTAGTTGGCGATCCTTGGGATTGGCCTCATCCAGTGCAAGTTATGGGGTGGGTAATTTCTCGCCTGAGCAAATTTTCTCTCCAATTGTGTCAAAATTCTCTAACACAACGCCTAGCTGGAATTGTACTAGGCATTATCTTGATAATTGGTAGCGGGCTTGTTGGCTTTTTGATGATTAAAATTGCCAGATTGGTTCATCCATTGTTAGGAATTGCGGTAAATAGCATTCTTTTGGCTAGTTGTTTTGCTGGCAAAAGTTTGCGAGCCGCAGCGGAAGCTGTTTTACAACCTTTAACAACAGGAGATTTGGAGAAAGCTCGGAAGATTTTAAGTAATTATGTTGGTCGAGATACACAAAACCTTTCACAAGCAGAAATTTCGCGAGCCGTTTTAGAAACGGTTGCAGAAAATGCCACTGATGGGGTCATGGCTCCGCTTTTTTATGCAATTGTTGGTGTTTTCATACCAATTGTCGGGCCGACTCCCTTGGCTTTGGCATACAAAGCTAGCAGTACCCTTGATTCAATGGTAGGCTACCGAGAAGCACCCTATACTTATTTGGGATGGTTCTGTGCGCGGTTAGAAGATTATTTAACTTGGTTACCTTGTCGGCTAACAGTTGTGACTCTAGCACTGTTATCGGGTAAACCGATGTACCTTTGGCGAATTTGTCGTCGGGATGCAGTTAACGATCCTAGTCCCAATTCTGGCTGGAGTGAATGCGCCTATGCTGCTTTTTTGGGTGTGCAAATGGGGGGTACAAATTGGTATCGTGGGGTAGCTAAGTACAAACCACTGCTAGGAGATGCTATTTATCCCATTACTACAACTTCTATTCAGAATGCTTTACAGCTAACTCGATATTGTTTTTTGCTATGGTTAGGGATAGCGATCGCTATATTCTTAATGCTCCCAAATCGGTAA
- the pyrR gene encoding bifunctional pyr operon transcriptional regulator/uracil phosphoribosyltransferase PyrR, which translates to MSAKVVEILSSEEIRRTLTRLASQIIERTRDLSQLVLIGIYTRGVLLAELLARQIETLEGVAVSVGALDITFYRDDLDKIGLRTPTKSEIPFDLTGKTVVLVDDVIFKGRTIRAALNAVNDYGRPEVIRLAVLVDRGHRELPIHPDFIGKKLPTAKEEIVKVYLQNFDGRDAVELISH; encoded by the coding sequence ATGTCTGCCAAAGTAGTTGAAATTCTCTCATCTGAAGAAATCCGTCGTACCTTAACTCGCCTGGCCTCTCAAATTATCGAAAGGACGCGTGATTTATCTCAACTGGTGCTTATTGGTATTTATACCAGAGGTGTGTTATTAGCTGAATTGCTGGCACGTCAAATTGAGACACTGGAAGGTGTAGCCGTGTCAGTCGGCGCTTTGGATATTACATTTTATCGAGATGACCTTGACAAAATTGGATTGCGGACTCCAACGAAAAGCGAAATTCCCTTTGACCTTACAGGCAAAACAGTTGTACTCGTAGATGATGTGATTTTCAAAGGACGGACAATTCGTGCTGCTTTGAACGCAGTTAACGATTACGGTAGACCAGAGGTGATTCGTTTAGCTGTATTAGTAGATAGGGGTCATCGAGAATTACCAATTCACCCAGATTTTATTGGTAAGAAGTTGCCTACTGCTAAAGAAGAAATTGTCAAAGTTTACTTACAGAATTTCGATGGACGAGATGCAGTCGAGTTGATTAGTCATTAG
- the cobJ gene encoding precorrin-3B C(17)-methyltransferase: protein MMNVAPAIVILGQNSVTVARKIISVLPGATLYGLEGRTSGVDVSFTNFGETLRELFTQGRPLIGICAAGILIRTLAPLLSEKRQEPPVLAVAEDGSAVVPLLGGLGGVNDLARRIAEALDVKPAITTTGDLRLGTTLLSPPTGYHLANPDDAKKFISDVLAGAQVKLEGIAPWLSDSKLPIDPQGDLTIQVTERLVTPTANCLIYHPATIAIAISDIIDDAVALVQQLLADAKLEKTSVAGIFAPIATAADPTIHAVASALKVPTRFFTPNQLESLLSQGYSPAQAAAIAATGTSPLSSPSPNIAIAIAPQVIDPNTIGQPRGRLAIIGTGPGGSQWMSPEVKEILKSATDLVGYKTYLDLVGSLADGKERHESDNREEEARAKMALDLAASGRYVAVVSSGDPGIYAMATAVFEVCDRDRKPEWDSIDIHVAPGISAMQAAAAAIGAPLGHDFCAISLSDILKPWSAIAQRITAAAEADFVIAFYNPVSKERTWQLAEARNILLQHRTPDTPVVLARNLGRPGQTVKAIALDQLAPASADMRTIILVGSTKTRTIKRSDGSIWVYTPRRYT from the coding sequence ATGATGAACGTTGCACCCGCCATTGTAATATTAGGTCAAAATAGCGTGACAGTAGCACGCAAAATAATCAGTGTTCTACCAGGGGCGACGCTATACGGTCTAGAGGGTCGCACATCTGGAGTTGATGTCAGCTTTACGAACTTTGGCGAGACGTTGCGCGAGTTATTTACCCAGGGAAGGCCGCTGATTGGCATTTGTGCCGCCGGCATTTTAATTAGGACTCTAGCTCCGCTACTTTCAGAAAAACGACAGGAACCACCAGTGCTAGCTGTAGCTGAAGATGGTAGTGCTGTTGTCCCCCTATTGGGCGGACTTGGTGGGGTAAACGATTTGGCACGCCGCATTGCTGAGGCGCTGGATGTCAAACCTGCAATTACGACCACAGGAGATTTACGTTTGGGAACAACGCTGTTATCTCCTCCAACTGGATACCATTTAGCGAACCCAGACGACGCTAAGAAATTTATCTCAGATGTCCTAGCTGGGGCGCAAGTCAAGCTAGAAGGAATAGCGCCTTGGTTGAGCGATAGTAAACTACCCATAGATCCACAGGGAGATTTGACCATTCAAGTTACAGAACGTTTGGTAACTCCCACAGCCAACTGTCTTATTTACCACCCAGCAACGATCGCGATCGCAATTAGTGACATCATTGATGATGCAGTAGCTTTAGTCCAGCAGCTACTAGCTGATGCCAAACTAGAAAAAACATCAGTTGCCGGCATATTTGCACCCATCGCTACCGCCGCCGATCCCACAATCCACGCCGTCGCTAGCGCCTTGAAAGTGCCCACCCGCTTTTTTACCCCAAATCAGCTAGAAAGTCTACTTTCACAAGGTTATAGCCCCGCCCAAGCCGCAGCGATCGCCGCTACAGGCACATCTCCCTTATCTTCCCCTTCTCCTAACATAGCGATCGCTATTGCCCCTCAAGTAATTGACCCCAACACCATCGGTCAGCCACGCGGACGGTTAGCGATTATTGGCACTGGCCCTGGTGGATCGCAATGGATGTCTCCCGAAGTCAAGGAGATACTCAAATCGGCAACTGACCTTGTGGGTTATAAAACCTATTTAGATTTAGTTGGTTCTCTGGCTGATGGCAAAGAACGGCATGAGTCTGACAACCGCGAAGAAGAAGCACGGGCAAAGATGGCTCTTGATTTGGCCGCATCTGGGCGATATGTAGCTGTAGTTTCCTCTGGCGATCCTGGTATCTATGCAATGGCAACAGCAGTTTTTGAGGTATGCGATCGCGATCGTAAACCCGAATGGGACAGTATCGATATTCATGTAGCCCCAGGCATCTCTGCAATGCAGGCAGCAGCAGCAGCCATTGGTGCGCCCTTGGGGCATGACTTCTGTGCTATTTCCCTCTCTGATATCTTGAAACCTTGGTCTGCGATCGCACAACGAATTACCGCTGCTGCTGAGGCTGATTTTGTGATTGCTTTCTACAATCCTGTTTCCAAAGAGCGCACCTGGCAACTGGCAGAAGCAAGAAATATTTTGCTGCAACATCGCACACCAGATACACCAGTAGTATTAGCACGGAATCTCGGTAGACCAGGACAGACGGTAAAAGCGATCGCACTTGATCAGTTAGCACCAGCAAGCGCTGATATGCGGACAATTATTCTCGTTGGTTCCACAAAAACCAGAACCATCAAGCGTAGCGATGGTAGCATCTGGGTTTATACACCGCGTCGCTATACCTAA
- a CDS encoding DNA methylase: protein MAESFSHKWGQILGHFIQEFIRETLQQVADEHGFYLDSQRKRKARITKKVSWQDRYGNYHDLDYVLERGGTEDTLGLPVAFIETAWRRYTKHSRNKVQEIEGALIPLADTYSHLNPFLGAILAGVFTQGALDQLESKGFKILYLKYENIVKSFTSVGINASFNESTLEADFQNRIEQWKKLSAPDITNIKNQMLSLEKFQIDKFINTLEQSFARLVQQVNIIVLHGLCQQTATVENAIEYIHNYPDNQPTLAPPLKYEIDIRYNNGDLIHAIFNNKIEALKFLRTFI from the coding sequence ATGGCAGAATCATTTTCACATAAATGGGGTCAGATTTTAGGGCATTTCATCCAAGAATTTATTCGTGAGACACTTCAACAAGTGGCTGATGAGCATGGTTTTTACTTAGACTCTCAGAGAAAGCGCAAGGCACGAATCACTAAAAAGGTATCATGGCAAGATCGCTACGGTAACTATCATGATCTTGACTATGTACTGGAACGAGGAGGTACAGAAGATACTCTTGGTCTTCCAGTAGCATTTATTGAGACTGCATGGCGGCGTTACACCAAGCATTCTAGAAACAAGGTTCAAGAAATTGAAGGAGCGCTTATTCCTTTGGCAGACACCTATAGTCACCTTAACCCATTTTTAGGAGCTATTCTAGCAGGTGTGTTTACTCAAGGAGCGCTTGATCAATTAGAATCTAAGGGCTTTAAAATTCTTTATCTTAAGTATGAAAACATCGTTAAATCATTTACATCTGTTGGTATAAATGCATCTTTCAATGAAAGTACGTTAGAAGCAGACTTTCAAAATAGGATTGAGCAATGGAAAAAATTATCAGCGCCGGATATTACTAACATCAAAAATCAAATGCTAAGTCTTGAAAAATTCCAAATAGATAAATTTATCAATACTTTAGAGCAGTCATTTGCTAGACTAGTTCAACAGGTAAATATCATTGTCCTACATGGGCTATGTCAACAAACTGCCACTGTCGAAAATGCTATTGAATATATTCATAACTATCCAGATAATCAACCTACATTAGCCCCACCATTAAAATACGAGATTGATATTCGTTATAATAATGGTGACTTAATTCATGCCATATTTAACAATAAAATTGAAGCGCTCAAATTTCTAAGAACATTTATTTAA
- a CDS encoding DNA methyltransferase: protein MNLQLELPFQEFSSCTSQSLDSSSTFINNMKLPVHRWFRFSAGFSAQWVETIITQAKERGETTVLDPFSGSGTTLLASEKLGVECLGIEAHPFVVRIARAKLLYQTDADAYLEHIQKVIKCAENVQPCVDTYPKLIHECFSISSLESLDRLRQSWEKFADDSSESQLVWLTLVSILRHVSHAGTAPWQYILPNKKKQYSLDTMSAFGLMAESIATDMRIAGKMAASIATLIQSDARTCQGVPDNFANLVITSPPYANNYDYADATRLEMCFMKEISGWSDLQSAVRQYLIRSCSQHVTNKNVNIDEVLASHELYPIKTSIIEICHKLSQERHLHGGKKNYHLMIACYFLDMARVWIALRRVCKSPATVCFMIGDSAPYGVYIPVIEWMGLLAEAAGFESFNFEKVRDRNVKWKNRKHRVPLCEGCLWVYG from the coding sequence ATGAATCTACAATTAGAATTGCCATTTCAGGAATTTTCTTCTTGCACTTCCCAATCCTTGGACAGTTCATCTACATTCATTAATAACATGAAACTGCCAGTTCATCGCTGGTTTAGATTTAGTGCAGGTTTCTCTGCACAATGGGTAGAAACTATAATTACCCAAGCTAAAGAACGAGGAGAAACTACTGTCTTAGATCCATTCTCTGGTTCTGGTACAACTTTACTTGCATCTGAAAAGCTTGGAGTTGAATGTTTGGGAATTGAGGCTCATCCCTTTGTTGTGCGTATAGCAAGAGCTAAACTTTTATATCAAACTGACGCTGATGCTTATCTTGAACATATACAAAAAGTTATAAAATGTGCCGAAAATGTTCAGCCCTGTGTAGATACATACCCGAAACTGATTCATGAATGCTTTAGTATATCTTCACTTGAGTCTTTAGATAGATTGCGCCAGTCTTGGGAAAAATTTGCCGATGATTCATCTGAATCTCAGTTAGTTTGGTTAACACTTGTATCAATTCTTCGTCATGTTTCTCATGCTGGAACTGCACCTTGGCAGTACATTTTACCAAATAAAAAGAAACAATATTCTTTAGATACAATGTCTGCTTTTGGGCTAATGGCAGAGAGTATAGCTACAGATATGAGAATTGCCGGAAAAATGGCGGCTTCTATTGCTACACTTATTCAATCTGATGCTCGGACTTGCCAGGGTGTACCTGATAATTTTGCCAACTTGGTAATCACCTCACCACCGTATGCTAACAACTATGACTATGCAGATGCGACACGTCTAGAAATGTGTTTTATGAAAGAAATTTCCGGTTGGAGTGATTTACAAAGTGCGGTGAGGCAATACTTAATTCGTTCATGTTCGCAGCACGTAACCAATAAGAATGTAAACATTGATGAAGTTCTAGCATCTCATGAGCTATATCCAATCAAGACTAGTATTATTGAAATCTGTCACAAATTGTCCCAAGAACGACATTTACATGGAGGTAAAAAGAATTATCATTTGATGATTGCCTGCTATTTTTTGGATATGGCTAGAGTTTGGATAGCACTTCGCAGAGTATGCAAAAGTCCTGCAACAGTTTGCTTTATGATTGGCGATTCTGCTCCCTATGGTGTTTATATTCCGGTGATTGAATGGATGGGTTTATTAGCAGAAGCCGCAGGGTTTGAATCTTTTAATTTTGAAAAAGTTCGTGACCGAAATGTGAAGTGGAAAAATCGCAAGCATAGAGTTCCTCTTTGCGAAGGTTGTTTGTGGGTTTACGGATAG
- a CDS encoding peptidoglycan-binding protein, translating into MNWKVLALLPALTLATALPAFSLSNHKSQNPATATYVAQSTPQKNTIKKTNAVAKQKPRSLAKRSNVLTVGSRGETVKTAQNSLKQQGFYTANVNGVFDNRTRAAVIKFQKSKGLRADGIIGRRTLAALK; encoded by the coding sequence ATGAATTGGAAAGTACTTGCTTTACTCCCTGCTCTAACTCTAGCTACTGCTTTGCCTGCTTTCTCTTTAAGCAATCATAAAAGTCAAAATCCAGCTACTGCTACCTACGTCGCACAAAGTACTCCGCAAAAAAACACGATTAAAAAAACTAATGCTGTTGCCAAGCAAAAGCCCAGGAGTCTAGCAAAGCGTAGTAATGTACTGACAGTAGGCAGCCGGGGAGAGACAGTAAAAACTGCTCAAAATTCTTTAAAGCAGCAAGGATTCTATACAGCAAATGTGAATGGTGTGTTTGATAATAGGACTCGTGCAGCAGTAATCAAATTTCAGAAGTCTAAAGGATTAAGAGCAGACGGAATAATTGGACGCCGGACTTTAGCAGCTCTTAAATAG
- a CDS encoding NTP transferase domain-containing protein yields the protein MSDEVTLLIYENFPKLDLDTRFFEEARYLSSNFAIVLAAGKSTRMGTCKTSLPWYEGKTLLTYQLEQWLSVDFTPVVVLGSHNSNKQKDLPDGSLAVINFHTNFGKTTSLLTGLQYIPPNFEVLAISAVDQPRKLDIYQRLLLAHQDNFAVITAPTYQGKIGHPLLFSNGMRSHLQNIREESLGLRQIIKEFYPVIHQVKFDNPAVLLDINTPEVYQEHLHDPG from the coding sequence ATGTCGGACGAGGTTACGCTCTTGATTTATGAGAATTTTCCGAAGCTGGATTTAGATACCCGATTTTTTGAAGAAGCCAGATACCTGAGTAGTAACTTTGCGATTGTTCTCGCAGCAGGTAAATCTACTCGTATGGGTACTTGTAAAACTTCACTCCCTTGGTATGAAGGTAAAACATTATTAACTTATCAACTAGAACAGTGGTTAAGTGTAGATTTTACTCCTGTAGTAGTTTTAGGTTCGCACAACAGCAATAAACAAAAAGATTTGCCTGATGGTAGTTTAGCTGTAATTAACTTTCATACCAATTTCGGTAAAACAACTTCTCTGCTCACAGGGTTGCAATATATTCCCCCAAACTTTGAAGTCTTAGCAATTTCAGCAGTGGATCAACCCAGAAAATTAGATATTTACCAGAGATTATTATTAGCACATCAAGACAATTTCGCAGTGATTACTGCACCGACATATCAAGGTAAAATAGGACATCCATTGTTATTTAGTAATGGAATGCGATCGCACTTACAAAATATCCGTGAAGAAAGCTTAGGTTTACGCCAAATTATCAAAGAATTTTATCCAGTAATTCATCAAGTGAAATTTGATAACCCGGCTGTATTATTAGACATTAATACACCGGAAGTATATCAGGAACACCTGCATGATCCTGGATAG
- a CDS encoding AAA-like domain-containing protein, whose protein sequence is MNIEEALAILDTFLEHGLSDVQEIVFRKAWEGQTYPDIADSCGYDANYIKDVGSKLWKLLSQAFGEEVTKSNFRSVLRRRSQSRVLLEKLQSVPAVLRQSQQISRGKKSLEILSNHGGISGSFLVMGKQDKRKTSVLNPDSLELPGGSVPLNSSFYIKRPPIEERTYTEIKKPGSLIRIKAPSKMGKTSLMHRILTHAKQTGVHTVQISLQRADSQVFTSLEKFLRWFCANVSRQLNLEIRLDDYWDDDIGSKVSCTLYLQEYLLEKIDAPIVLALDEVNRIFEYPEISRDFLPLLRSWYEDASELEIWQKLRLVVVHATEAYIPLDINQSPFNVGLPIKLPEFSLEQMQELAVRHELDWAKGEQGLQKLAPLLAMIGGHPYLARLALYNLGHQAVTLEQLLEEAPTIAGIYSNYLRHHLTNIQEHLELATALKRVVTSPTSVQLEAIAAYKLESMGLVKLEGNQAMPSCELYRLYFREQLI, encoded by the coding sequence ATGAATATAGAAGAAGCACTAGCAATTTTAGACACATTTCTTGAACATGGCTTAAGTGATGTTCAGGAAATAGTCTTTCGTAAAGCTTGGGAAGGACAAACTTATCCAGATATCGCTGATAGCTGTGGTTATGATGCAAATTATATCAAAGATGTGGGTTCTAAGTTATGGAAGTTACTTTCACAAGCTTTTGGGGAGGAGGTAACAAAAAGTAATTTTCGTTCAGTTTTAAGACGGCGATCGCAAAGTAGAGTTTTGTTAGAAAAATTACAAAGTGTGCCAGCAGTCTTGAGGCAGTCTCAGCAAATAAGCAGAGGGAAAAAGTCGCTGGAGATTCTCTCTAATCATGGTGGGATATCAGGGTCTTTTTTGGTTATGGGAAAGCAAGACAAGAGAAAAACTTCAGTTCTTAATCCCGACTCCTTAGAACTTCCTGGTGGCTCAGTACCGCTCAATTCCTCTTTCTACATCAAGCGTCCGCCAATTGAAGAACGCACATATACCGAAATCAAGAAACCTGGTAGCCTAATCAGAATCAAAGCCCCCAGTAAAATGGGAAAAACGTCTCTAATGCATAGAATTCTGACTCATGCTAAACAGACTGGAGTACACACTGTACAGATCAGTTTACAGAGGGCAGATAGTCAAGTTTTCACTAGCTTAGAAAAATTCTTACGATGGTTTTGTGCTAACGTCAGTCGGCAGTTGAACCTAGAAATCAGACTAGATGATTATTGGGATGATGATATTGGCAGCAAAGTTAGCTGCACATTGTATTTACAGGAGTATTTGCTGGAGAAAATTGACGCTCCGATAGTCTTAGCTTTAGATGAAGTAAATCGAATTTTCGAGTATCCAGAAATCTCTCGCGACTTTCTCCCACTACTGCGCTCTTGGTACGAGGATGCCTCCGAATTAGAAATCTGGCAAAAACTTCGATTAGTAGTAGTTCATGCCACTGAAGCTTATATCCCGTTAGATATTAATCAATCCCCTTTCAATGTGGGACTACCGATTAAGTTACCAGAATTTAGTTTAGAGCAAATGCAAGAATTGGCAGTGCGTCATGAATTGGATTGGGCTAAAGGTGAGCAAGGATTGCAAAAGCTGGCTCCTCTACTAGCAATGATTGGTGGTCATCCCTATTTAGCTCGTCTGGCTCTTTACAACCTGGGACATCAAGCAGTAACCCTAGAACAACTACTAGAAGAAGCTCCCACAATAGCGGGCATCTATAGCAACTATTTACGGCATCATTTAACTAATATCCAAGAACATCTTGAACTAGCGACAGCGCTCAAACGAGTAGTTACATCTCCAACCAGTGTGCAATTAGAAGCGATCGCAGCCTATAAATTAGAAAGTATGGGTCTGGTAAAACTGGAAGGAAATCAAGCAATGCCTAGCTGTGAGTTATATCGGCTATATTTCCGAGAGCAATTAATCTAA
- a CDS encoding AAA-like domain-containing protein, with amino-acid sequence MNKYEYQIGGSLKIDAPSYVERQADIELYNYLIKGEFCYVFSSRQMGKSSLRLQMRHRLEQAGFSCASIDMTRIGNGNITPAQWYKGIVVDLLRGFNLFNKVNLKAWWSEREDLPVLQRLSQFIEDILLVQIQAEKIFIFVDEIDSVLGLNFPVVDFFTLIRSCYNQRAENSEYNRLTWSLFGVATPSDLIIDRNCTPFNIGKSIELHGFNLSEVQPLAAGLDSKVANPMAVLKEILSWTNGQPFLTQKLCQIVAQERNSGSKDVQDQRSLEVDERYKLDNHLPIINQHLINFYYQFPLLILEKLVQTHIIDKWEAKDDPEHLKTIRDRLLRNERRAGGLLGLYQQVLQGIQIACDDGEEEIELLLSGLVTKQQGQLKVKNRIYEEVFNQTWVEKQLAKLRPYSQALNAWVASEHHDNSRLLRGKALLEALAWSQGKSLSDLDYQFLAASQEFDRRQVETWLEAERAKEVKARLVQEQKVARFQRLFFLGALSWALIIVLGLGMVNFEYKKHCPAISNPLLNQL; translated from the coding sequence ATGAATAAGTATGAATATCAAATTGGTGGTAGTCTCAAAATTGACGCTCCTAGCTATGTAGAACGGCAGGCTGATATTGAACTTTATAATTATCTAATTAAAGGTGAATTTTGTTATGTATTTAGTTCCCGACAGATGGGAAAATCTAGCTTGCGGTTACAAATGAGACATCGATTAGAACAAGCAGGCTTCAGTTGTGCTTCTATCGACATGACTCGGATCGGTAACGGCAATATTACTCCTGCTCAGTGGTATAAAGGCATAGTAGTTGACTTATTAAGGGGCTTTAATCTATTTAACAAAGTTAATTTAAAAGCCTGGTGGTCAGAGCGAGAAGATTTACCTGTATTACAGCGATTGAGCCAATTTATTGAAGATATTTTATTAGTGCAAATCCAGGCTGAAAAAATATTTATTTTTGTTGATGAAATTGATAGTGTTTTAGGTTTGAATTTTCCTGTAGTCGATTTTTTTACCCTAATTCGCTCATGCTACAATCAACGAGCGGAAAACTCAGAATATAACCGCCTAACTTGGTCACTGTTTGGAGTGGCAACACCTTCAGATTTGATTATCGATCGAAACTGTACCCCATTCAATATAGGTAAATCTATTGAGTTGCATGGGTTTAATTTATCAGAAGTTCAGCCATTAGCAGCAGGTTTAGATAGCAAAGTAGCTAATCCAATGGCAGTTCTCAAAGAAATTTTATCTTGGACAAATGGTCAGCCATTTCTCACTCAAAAACTTTGTCAAATAGTGGCACAAGAAAGAAATTCTGGAAGTAAGGATGTTCAGGATCAAAGAAGCCTAGAAGTTGACGAGCGTTATAAATTAGATAACCATTTACCAATTATTAATCAACATCTTATCAATTTTTATTACCAATTTCCATTATTAATTTTAGAAAAATTAGTGCAAACGCATATTATCGATAAATGGGAAGCAAAAGATGATCCAGAGCATTTAAAAACAATCCGCGATCGCTTGCTGAGAAATGAGCGACGTGCTGGAGGGTTGCTGGGATTGTACCAGCAAGTCTTACAAGGGATTCAGATAGCTTGTGATGATGGAGAAGAGGAAATAGAACTGCTGTTGTCGGGATTAGTAACCAAGCAGCAAGGGCAACTAAAAGTCAAGAACCGTATTTATGAAGAGGTTTTCAACCAAACTTGGGTAGAAAAACAATTAGCAAAATTACGACCCTACTCTCAAGCATTAAATGCCTGGGTAGCCTCAGAACATCATGATAATTCGCGACTATTGCGCGGGAAAGCCTTACTTGAGGCTCTAGCTTGGTCACAAGGTAAAAGCTTGAGTGATTTGGATTATCAGTTTCTAGCTGCTAGCCAAGAATTTGATCGGCGACAAGTTGAGACTTGGCTAGAAGCAGAACGAGCTAAAGAAGTTAAAGCTAGACTAGTTCAAGAGCAAAAAGTAGCTAGATTTCAAAGATTATTTTTTCTAGGCGCGTTAAGTTGGGCATTGATAATTGTTTTAGGATTGGGGATGGTGAATTTTGAGTATAAAAAGCATTGTCCAGCGATCTCAAACCCATTACTAAATCAACTGTGA
- a CDS encoding thioredoxin family protein → MSTDSPVNSPEKPESTFGKRLRNFLIVMVAIALSVSLVLGLRTETTSATLAKLSDNSTPLEVAVSNGKPSLVEFYADWCTVCQKMAPDITQLETEYADKMNFVMLNVDNTKWLPEMLRYRVDGIPHFVFLSQQGETIAQAIGDQPRKIMASNLEALVTGSSLPYAQASGKVSKFSAPVAPTASQDDPRSHGSQVVNENNS, encoded by the coding sequence ATGAGTACTGACTCACCTGTTAATTCTCCCGAAAAACCTGAATCTACATTCGGGAAGCGTCTGAGAAACTTCTTAATTGTAATGGTAGCGATCGCACTTAGCGTTTCCCTCGTCTTAGGATTGCGAACTGAAACAACCTCAGCTACCCTCGCCAAGTTAAGCGATAACTCCACACCGTTGGAAGTAGCAGTCAGCAACGGCAAACCATCTCTAGTAGAGTTTTATGCTGATTGGTGTACTGTCTGCCAAAAAATGGCACCAGACATCACTCAACTAGAAACAGAGTATGCTGACAAGATGAATTTTGTCATGCTGAATGTGGATAATACCAAGTGGCTGCCGGAAATGCTGAGATATCGGGTAGATGGGATTCCTCATTTTGTATTTTTGAGTCAGCAAGGAGAAACCATAGCCCAAGCCATCGGCGATCAACCCCGGAAGATTATGGCTAGCAATTTAGAAGCTTTGGTTACTGGTTCGTCTCTCCCCTATGCTCAAGCTAGTGGGAAAGTTTCTAAATTTTCGGCTCCAGTAGCACCAACGGCTAGTCAAGATGATCCCCGCAGTCATGGCAGCCAGGTGGTAAATGAAAATAATTCCTAA